ttccggactcgatccttcctcgtgtggccacacatccatctcaacatacgcatctccgccacacctaacatccatctcaacatacaccTAATTTCATTActcactccgttcctaaatataagtccttttagaaagatttcaatatagactacatacaaatgtatgtagacatattttaaagtgtagatttactcattttgctctgtatgctCTACATTGAAATTtcgaaaaagacttatatttagaaacgaagggagtaattGCTTAACGGAAATACAAAGTTCGACGGCCTCATACAAGCATGGAGGAGAAGGGAAAGAAGGGAAGCGGGTTGGTGCACTGTGAGGAAACCCGCTGCGAATATTCGGCTCAAAACATTCCACGGGCGAAAATGCGAATGTTCGGCTCAAAACATTCTACGGGCGAAAACCTGATAACACAGTTCACTTAAGTTTTACAGATACTACCTCCTCAAACAATTTATTTCCTACACACAACCTCATGGTTTAGTGGCCACACTCTCTTCAGTTAGCGTGTAGCCAGGATAGAGCGAGACAAGTAGCACTAACGATTCCGATCCAATGAGTTACCGTTGTGTTTTACTTTGAGGAAGGAATTATATGGAATGTTGCACGTGCACAGTAGGAATTATGGCGTGTTGGAATATAATCCACCACTTTTGGCCTGTGTTTGAATCGGAACCGTGCTGAATTTTTTGCCTCCGTTTTCATAAATAAAATACCCAAACCCCTATTTCTGAGGATGATTTTGCTCTCACATTTCACCACTTGGGTGAAAGCAACTTCTGAATGTTTGGCTTGCCGGCACGTGTATTATTTTGGGATGGGAGGGTGTACAGTTCCCTTGTGACTGTAGTTTCCGTCGTAAATTTTCTCAACATGATTTTTGCGTTTCTGTGTGCATTTAGCGATTATTGTTTAAGGTGCAGACTGTTGACTGGATTTGAGTCTGAGGTCGGTCGTGCATGTTGACGAGGGCACATCATGACCAGGTGCTTGCATGTAGCGTTGCATGCGCTCCTAATTTCTCTTGCCGCTGACAGCATTAGCTCTGGATGTATCTCGGCGCCTCTTCATCCGATTTTTCTAGGAGAAGGTCGTCCGTCCCAGTTTCGTCCTATAAATATGGAGATGGAGGTGTGCTTCCTGATTTGTATACGCCATTACGCCTCAGGCCCCGTCTGCCCCAATCCATTCGCTTTTCCCGTGCGGTGTCGAGGCCAATCGCCGTTTCCCTCCCTCCCCTCTTCACAAGGCGAGGTGGCCATGTATGAATCTGAGTATCTGACCCGAGGCGGCCGTCCGGTGCTCTACAAGTACTACCGATGTCTCTACATGTAGCGTCCCTCCTCCTCTTGATCCTCTCATTTCTCTCgaccggccttcttcttcttcccgggGCGGGCTCTCCTTCTCTGTGTTCCTACTCGGATTGTGAATAGAAAGCAGCCCAGGTGGTGCAGAGAAACTGTATCCAAACAACTGGCCACGTTCGGTGTTGGAAGCCGTGGAAGGAGACGGGAGTTGGGGCTGCGCTCTCGACCTCCTGTTGGTTGATTGACTAGAGAGCGGATCAGAGGAGGCTGTGGACGAACATCGGACGAGGCCGTCGTGGCAAGGGTCTCGCGTTCGCAAGAACAGTGTCCACAGCGGCGAACGTGGTGGCTAGAGAGAGGAGCGGCGACGAAGTGGAGGTGCGTGTCTGACTCTGACCTAGAATTATCCGTTAATCCGTGTTGTTGGTCGAGTTGTTTCTGTTGTGCTTAATTACGAGATTTGGTTCTGGTTGTCTTGGTCTTCAGGCATGCTGTATGCGATTGTGAATACGGTGGCCTGGGCAGATGAGTCAATACTCCCTTGAAAACGACCGAATTCTTCTGAATTGGTCATTGTTTTCTACTAATGCAGGCTAAACTTGAACGGATTTTTCTTTCGATCTAAATTGTGGTAATCAATGAGGGAGACGACGCCGTCAAGCCGTTCTCCTGTAGATTTGAGCAACCTGGACTCGAGCCAGGTGCCGGAGAAGCAAAAGCACAAACGCAACACGCAGGAGGTATCCGTCAAGAACGAAGACCGCAGCGCTGTTCCACTTAGACCAAAGGATGAGAGGAAGGATGCTAACGGTGGCAGAGATTGATGACTTCTTCGCCGCCATGGAAAAGGCCAAGACCGAAAGCTTCGCCGCCAAGTAAGTGGACCTCCTAATAACTTAGCTGCAATTTTGCAATCTACTGTCAGAACCTTGGAGTACTTTATTCCACTTTTGGGTTCGTCAAAGAATTCTGGAAGGATAACAAAGCAGTCTCTCGTTCAGTTTTTCCATTTATCGCCTCAATGCATCTACTTGTAGATGCTTTCTTTTGTTGTAAAATGATAATGCGTTCTTGCTGGTCAATGAAACTAACAAATCGGTAGACTACATTTCGCTGATTTTTTTTCTCTTCATATCCTTCAGGATACTGAATGATGTGATATGAAACTTTTAGTTTTGTTCAATTACGGAGAGTTGAGAGTTTTAGGGACAAATTCAATCTCATCATATTCTGTAAGTTGTCGATGCATGTAGATTTCGCTTATGAAGATTGTTTGATGAGTATTACAGTATTCCGTTTTAGGCAGCAATAAGAGGAATTGTTCAGTGTTATGTTCTGTAGAGAAGATGGATGGGTGGAGATTGGTACAACAATTTTAGTGTTCAACGTTTGCCGATTTTGGCGTCAAGTTATTTAAGTTTAGATGCATCATAGAGATGAACTCAGTTGCAATTGCAAGGACTCACCAGTAGGCAATGTTGCAAATATTTTCACCGAATCAAGGAATTTGAATTTTCTGGTTCATTACTCGAGTCTTTGGCATTTACGAATGTACTGTATAGAATATTTCATTAATTGTTACACTCTAAACTCGGTGCAGATTTGAACTTTTACTAGCTATAAGTTCTGAAACGTTCTTGCATTTACCAATACTGACAATGCAGTACGCACTCCAACTAAAACAGGACATGACAGATAGATTGCCTGATCTAAGCAACTGGGAAAGGAGGTTAATCTAATGGATACAAagatttacatcaccaaaaacagaaaagagaaatgcCATGCACATGAACCACGTGGCTAAGCAAAGGTCCTTGCAAAAAATTCGCCAGACAACTCAAAATCCTATAAAATACTTACGACAACTTTTTTGACATTTTTCCGCTTCATATGTACCAGCAGCGCCCAAGCAACAACGATCCAACAGTCAAATACACTGATACAAACGTCCAAGACCGGAAGACAATCATATCCAAGCATTCGCGCAAGCTATCTACTACTTCATCAAAGGCACAAACCCGGCAGGGTAGGTGTATGCACCAAATTTTAAAATTCCAGGTTCTCCTAAGAATTATATATTGTCCCGGTACCTTGTTTTTGTGCTTCGGTCATGGCGTGATCtcctactctctccgtcccaaaatcgCCCGTGAAATAGCCGTGATAGCTGCGTTATAGTTGCCCAGGAGCCTCCCCGCTACGCTATGGCTGCTACTGCAAAATTCTCCACATATCCCTCTAAATGGCTCAAAAATCAGCAAAATCCTTCAGAAATCATCTCTCCCACCAGAATTTTTTCGCTATTTGCCGCTATTGCCCACTATGGCGGCCTCTATAGCTGTTGGGAGAGCCAGCCGTGAAATCGTTTCTCCCACGATTTTAATCTACGACCTTGATACACTTATTTTGAGTCGGAGGTAGTATATTTTAACATATTCTATAGTGTATTCTCCATGATGATGAAATACAAGCAGTTGTTGCAAAGAGCAAACTATAATAGATTAATAGACTTCTGTACAACAAACCACCCCCTTCATGGCGCACTAATTGTTTCCACTATCCTTGGTGATTTTTTTATATGTATCCTTGGTGATCTAGGTGTTATGAAAAACATACTGTTCTCTATGCCATGTAACGCCCTCTTTGTACTTCATCAAATATAAATGCAAACCCTATTTTCTTTGGTTCATTCGGTCAACTATCACCTTACGGGGTAGCACTAAAACATACAGTACTTTGCTCCAAATGATAAAGATTTAACCATTTGTTTTCAAAGaaaataaagatttaatcattACCTCGCTAACGTAGCGCACACACAATTCTGTTGTCataggcgcggcgtgccgccgcgcgggcaTAAGCTAGTAAATTAAAAGACGGACGCGTGCGCATATCAGATACAGGTAGTAGAGAAGATGATCAACGATACAGGCCAGCCGAAGCGAACAACAGACACATCATTCTTTCCTCCTCTCGAAGGAAAGGAGATCTCGCCAGTGCCCCGTAGCTAAGGAGCTCCTCCGCCGTTtttctccggcggctcccctccgtcgATGACCTCAATCGTCGATGGTGAGGGAGGTCGTCAGATCCATGTATGTAAATAGTTTTTAGGTCAAAGTAGCTTAGTTTTTAGGCTGTTCATCATCTTAGGCGATGCTGAATAATGTTTTTTTAGATCCTACTTCGAACCCCACGCATGCACGACCCGGTGCAGCGGAAGCCACGCCACGCCACACAGCTGAGCTCGACCGAGAGCCCAGGGTAGTCGCACGAATTCCACGGAGACAGCAACCACGCCGTACGTTGTCGCTGCGGTACGATGTGACGCACGCCCCGTTTTCCCACGCTAGCACGCCGCAATACCTCGCCGATCGACCGAGAAGCAAAACGGGTGGCCGGGCTACGTCGGATACTTGCTCCGGCCGGCCGGGCTCTCGTACTCTGCGTTCTCACGCGAGGTGAAGTCCGAGTCCGGTGTTGCTACCAGCGTCGCTCCCTCCGGTCGGGCTCTCGTACTCGGACAAAAGCGCGCACGCGCACGGCCGGCGGCATTATCTGCCCAGTTGAAAACCACCCCGGCCGGAGGTCGCATTCGCAGGCAGGAAAGAATCCGCATACGGTTTGAAATACGTCCCATCATCGTTTTGTACTCTTCGATCAATCTTTCCCGTACCACAGGGGAGTTAGTAAGTTGCCGTATGAACCCACGTCGCGCTCCGTCGGCTCAACAAATAATCCTGATATACGGTGCCTGATCCAATAATACAATGCTTGTTTTCACAAGCATTCTCACGTAGGTTCACCACACATTTTGCCCAGTAATACAATGCTTGTTTTCACAAATCACAATCGAATCATGCGATATTTACTTCTATCTTTTGTTTTTTTATACGCATGCGGTATAAAAGCAGGGCTCGCATGCTGAACCTGCAGCTCACTGCATCTCAGCCATGGCATCTATTCCGAAGCTTGTGATTCTCCTGCTGTGCACCTGTCTTCACACTCTCGTTGCTCACGAAGGATACGATCTTCGCGCCTACAAGGTTCTGCACGCTGGCTCTTTGAAATCTGCCGCCGTCAACTGCTCCCAGCCCAAAGGTGCAGTAGCATTGTCCATGAACGCACATGCATGCAATTCGATTGGTTTTCATTGCACTATTTTGAGGATATTTTGAGCACGTTTGTCATCGTGTTTTCTCTGTTTCGGCTGTTTCAGTGACTCCATCATCCGGCGGCGTCACCGTGCCGTTGCACCACCGGCACGGCCCGTGCTCGCCCTCGCCTGTGCCCTCCACCAAGGCGCCGACCTTGGAGGAGATGCTCCGGCGTGACCAGCTCCGGGCCGCCTACATCAGACGGAAGTACTCCGGCGTCAAGGGTGGCGCAGGTGACATGGAGCAATCGGACGTTACCGTGCCGACCACACTGGGCACCTCCCTGGACACGCTGGAGTACTTGATCACCGTCGGCATCGGCTCGCCGGCCATGACCCAGACCATGCTCATCGACACCGGCAGCGACGTGTCCTGGGTGCAGTGCAAGCCGTGCTCGCAGTGCCACACCCAGGCGGACTCGCTCTTCGACCCCAGCTCGTCGAGCACCTACTCACCCTTCTCCTGCAGCTCCGCCGCCTGCGCGCAGCTCAGCCAGAGCCATGAGGGGAACGGCTGCTCCGGCTCCCAGTGCCAGTACATGGTCAAATACGGCGACGGTTCGAGCGGGACCGGGACGTACAGCTCCGACAAGCTCGCGCTGGGCTCCAGCTCCGTCAGCAACTTCCAGTTCGGATGCAGCCAGTCTGAGTCGGGCAACCTTCTCGAAGACCAGACCGATGGGCTCatggggctcggcggcggcgctcagTCGCTCGCCACCCAGACCGCGGGGACCTTCGGCAAGGCCTTCTCGTACTGCCTCCCACCGACTCCGGACTCCTCTGGGTTCCTCACCCTCGGCGCAGCAACCTCAGGTTTCTCCAAGACACAGATGTTGAGGAGCAGTCAGGTCCCGTCGTACTACGGCGTGCTCCTTGAGGCCATCAGGGTGGGAGGCAGGCAGCTCAACATACCCGCCTCGGTCTTCTCCGGCAGGTCGATCATGGACTCCGGCACAATCATAACGCGGCTGCCGGCGACCGCGTACTCTGCGCTATCGTCGGCGTTCAAGGCCGGCATGAAGCAGTACCCGCCGGCGCAGCCTATGGGCATCTTCGACACGTGCTTCGACTTCAGCGGCCAGTCCACCATCAAAATACCGAGCGTCGCACTGGTGTTCTCCGGGGAAGTCATCGTCGACCTCGCCACCGACGGGATCATTCTGGACAGCTGCCTCGCCTTCGCGGCCAACAGCGATGACAGCTCCCTTGGCATCATCGGCAACGTGCAGCAGCGGACGATCGAGGTGCTGTACGATGTTGGCGGCGGTGCCGTGGGGTTCAAGGCCGGCGCATGCTGATCGGCGCGCACAAGGACACCGTTGATACTATTGGGATCTCAAGTTCGTCGTATACTTGTTTGCTGCTGCGAGCTACATATAGTAAAAGTGTCATAGTACATGAAGCTAGTGGGGCCAAACCATCAGCGCACTATAGTGCTTCAACTTGCAACGTGATGCAAGCGTGCAAACTACCAACCAAAACATACTTGTTTGTCTTCGGGTAGTTTaataagaatggaagaagtcttaaAAAACAAGTTGTCTAATTTACATCTACATGCTTTTTAAGAATGTCACATCCAAGCTttcacaaatatataatgcagcaacaaaaaaaaataaaaaaaaataaaccaCATACAGAGTGGACATCTACTTAGATGTCatataattatgtcacatctagatgtgtcctaggcACACCTCTTAAGAAAACCTTGAACTCGTAGTCGACATCGAAAATGAACGCTGAACTCTAAATCCCTGAAAGCGACACCCTATCTTATCCAATCCGACTTATCTTTTTTCATTGTACGCCGATACTACTGAATGACAGATTTGACGGGACCTCCCCGCGAACGATTCATTCGTGCTTTGAAGGTCGAGCAAGCGACGAATTTGTTTGCTAAAAGGACACCTTTAGCGTGAACCCTTCACATGGACAAAATTGTCATTAACATCATTAACATGAAAAGGTAAGGTCTCGAGCAAAAAAATGGGCCAAAAAAACCCCAGTTTTACCTCTAGAAAAAACAGGCCTTGGAAAAACTAATATTTCTTCACCCGACTTAATTAACCAAAAGCATGCAGACTTACCATCAATTTTATAATAGAACTACCGCATAGCCAACGATTCAAAACATATATATTGTTTACTAGCTGCAGAAGTTGTCATGCTTCTAAATAATAATGTATTCTCTCTGTCTCAAAATaactgtctcaagcttagtacaattttgtactagagttagtacaaagttaagacattTATTTTGGAATAGAAGGAGTACAACATAATCATGATTTCAAAACACACAAAGCGTGCAtagataaaagaaaagaaatcgaGATAGTTGCCGTATTGTAGACATTGTGCAAAGCAATGCAATTTGACACGGCTAGGGAAAAAATATCATGTCAACAGATTTGATAGTATTTTCCCATGGTATGTTAAATAAAATTGTCATGATAAGTCCAACAAAATTGACATGGTTCATGATAAAAAAATAGTTTTGAGACAGGAAAACTTGCCATGTTCTAACTAACAAAATTACCATGGTTATAGACATTAAATTTGCCATGGTCTAAAATAATTAAGTTGTCATGCTACCTAAAAGACTACCATGGTCTAGTTAATTATGTTGCCATGGTCTAACTAACCAAAGTGCAATGATATACCTATTATATGTGTCATGGTCTAAATAATTAAACTGCCATGCTATCTAAAAAAACTAACATGGTCTATTTAATTAAATTGCCATGGTCTAACTAACAAAAATTGCCATGGAATATATATATTAAACTTGCATGGTCTAAAATAATTAAATTACCATGCTACCAAATAAAACTAACATGGTCTAGTTAATTAAATTGACATGTTCTAACTAACAAAAATTGCCATGGAAGTTATATTAAACTTGCCATGGTCTAAATAATTAAATTGCCATGCTACATAGAAAAATTAACACGGTCTAGTTAACTAAATTGCATGTTCTAACTAACAAAAAATGTCATAGAATTTCTTTAAAACTTGCCTTGGTCTAAATAATTAATAAATTGACATGCTACATAAAAAAAACTATGATGGTCTAGTTAATTAAATTGCCATGGTCTAATGAACAAAATTGACATGGTATATATATGTAATACAAGAAAAAATGTCATGGTCTAATTAGTAAAATACCATGCTATATACAAAACAACTACCATAGTCTAATTACTAAATTTGTCATGGCAAAACCTGCCATGTCTGGAAATTTGCCATATTCTAATAAAAAATCATTTTTGGAATTTCCATAGTATAATTAATAATTACCGTGTTCTTATTACTAGAACTAAAGAAAAGAATTCACTTAAAAAATATAATGGGAATTATTTTGGAAGAACAGAAACATGTTTGTAATTTTTATATGGCAGAAGGTATAGTTTTATTTCTCATGGTCATTAAAAAAGCGTCGTGGTGAAAAACGGTAAAACTTGCCTTGGTAAAAACTCAAAGAAAAAAAAGATTGATTTTGCTACCCTGAAGAAACTTGGTGGTTCACAACCCCTGATCTTTATTTCTACTTCCTTACCGCCTAAACAATCCCAAACCGGTCAAAAACAGTCCCTGGCTGGTTTCTACTGACCGGATGTTGACATCGACACGGTCAAAGACGGTATTTGACCTATGGGTGGATCCTTCTTGTTAGTTTTTTTTCTATAATCTAAGAAATAGAAAAAATCTTATGTACTTCGGCCCTATCTGCTCTAATTTTCGGCCCAGCCCAACCCAGCGAGGGGCAGGGTCGTCTTCAACCCCTCGCTAGGAGGACGATGTCATAGCAGAGCGTGCAACGCCAACCTCAAGCTCCGGCTTAGAGCTGGCAGCCTTCCCCTGCATCCACTTCCTCGCCCACGAGATGAGCACAACCCCTGGACCTATCCCCTCTTCCACAgatcactcactctctctctctctctctatgatgGTGGTGTTGAAATAGTTGGGTGTTTCTTTGGAATAACAAAAGCTCCTGATGCATAAACTACCGTGAAAGGTTTCTTTCCTGGCTTCTATTTCTTCTACCTGAGTGTGTGCATGTACAGCTCCTGCGTAGCCAAATTATCTGACCAAAGGACATGTGCATGCCTAATCCTAAGTTCCTAATCTATAATTAGTATTGTTCTGTTTTGCTCTCTCCTGTACACTTTATTTAGCCATGCATGTAAGCAATTCCTGTACAGAGCAACACCACAACCTTTCTAAACTTTTGCTCTCCAGGAATAAGGCCTTAGTATAtacttcctccgtaaactaatataagagcgtttagattactaaagtactgatctaaacgctcttatattagtttacagagggagtagtatatacccAGAGGCCAGAGATATGTCTGAGAACTTGTTCCGACAGTATTAACATATACTACCAAAGTGTACCTATTTCTCTAACAAAATAAACTACAATTACTTTATTGCTGATTGCCAAACAGTATGGTTCAATTTCTTCCTGTTATTTGTACTTTATTCAAATAAGTATGCAAACAAAGCATTCATTCACACAAAAAAAACATGTATGTTCTAAGCTAATCAGGAATAGGAGTTTAAGTATATTCTCAGTTCAGACATGTGCATGCATATGTAAGTATATTCTCAGTTCAGACATGTGCATGCATATGCTCAGTTAGCAACCACATAAATATACTGCAGCTCTTGTGTGCATGTATTTTACTGatagtagaaaacgggcctattgtcccggttcgtaatggCCTTTTGTCCTgcttcctgaaccgggactaaaggatcgttactaatgccctgtccttttagtcccggttcagtctagaaccgggacagatgggtctccacgtggcctgtgcgcggagcccaggtaggagggcctttggtcccggttggtgacaccaaccgggaccaataggcatccacgcgtcagcatttctgtggctggggtttttgtttttttaaggagggggggttgggggttttgggggggttaatttaggtatttcatatattgtgttagctagctaattaatagagagaagtgtcctctcttatgtccatgcttggtcgacgctacgtactacacatacgtatagagaggactagacacgctagctagctagtaagcaaacgaaggaaacagaagatcgtcatgaacatatatgcatacagagagaagtgatatcgaccacctctccttcttcgagagattggtcgaacaacaagttctcgtatatctatccgacactactggctacatatatacaataattatctcttacaatataatcttcTAATTATATACGAACACaggatccacatagtattctccgtctttagcgatcacgtggtcaaggaagaatgccgccaattcctcttgaattgctcgcatacgatgtggtgctaggagttcatcccgcatccgaaagatctaatttgaagaagggggtcaatacatatatatatgaataaatgaaactcaacacaaatgatggtaataaaataaaattatgaatattattgcttacgcacttcatattgttcgtcagagtaccctcgttcacaggtcgtgtggcggatggactcgcaaacgtagtatccacagaaatcattcccttgttcctgccacaaccactttacaagaaatagaggtcaatcacactgataagcaagcatgccaaatggtattgatgaaactagcgcttgaatcactaggagatgcgtcgAACATGTTACCATATAGTACTTAAttttgggtgtctaaattgcagcttcttcggcagtcccgcaGCTTtcttggtgaattttctccaaaccctgccggacaaagaaaacaattacttgatatatcaggaaatgaacaaagttgctaatatggtggataatgatcgatttaacttacttctcgagcatttgggTCATGTCCggatagtcctggggatcttttcgtctcgagtctaagacggttactagtccctgctcaagcttaatctctaggagaatatagtggaagctgcgcacacatgcataactcaataattacattactataacctagactaataagggaaaccgaatatgcacaagacagtaacactcacttgaagttgtaaggaaagcgtattatatctttgttttcatttattaccaacgatcgaagcaagttggcctcggtatcttcggcacgatatttaacctcagttgcatctatgagatttgtgttaatgaacccaatatcaccgatttgtcttttcttcaattcggcgatcttcaatctgtataatatagtgaggataattataaatacatgcaatgaaagagttgacctatatagggagacttaatgacagaagtagtactacttacagacagtagcaagtgaccgttgctttatcgagggccttttgattgaaaaactggaagaactcctcaaatggaacattcaacaattcaattccaacgaggtcatgctcctctctaactctcagcggCAAAGTATttctccccccagactctctgcag
The sequence above is drawn from the Triticum aestivum cultivar Chinese Spring chromosome 7A, IWGSC CS RefSeq v2.1, whole genome shotgun sequence genome and encodes:
- the LOC123154740 gene encoding aspartyl protease family protein At5g10770-like, which translates into the protein MASIPKLVILLLCTCLHTLVAHEGYDLRAYKVLHAGSLKSAAVNCSQPKVTPSSGGVTVPLHHRHGPCSPSPVPSTKAPTLEEMLRRDQLRAAYIRRKYSGVKGGAGDMEQSDVTVPTTLGTSLDTLEYLITVGIGSPAMTQTMLIDTGSDVSWVQCKPCSQCHTQADSLFDPSSSSTYSPFSCSSAACAQLSQSHEGNGCSGSQCQYMVKYGDGSSGTGTYSSDKLALGSSSVSNFQFGCSQSESGNLLEDQTDGLMGLGGGAQSLATQTAGTFGKAFSYCLPPTPDSSGFLTLGAATSGFSKTQMLRSSQVPSYYGVLLEAIRVGGRQLNIPASVFSGRSIMDSGTIITRLPATAYSALSSAFKAGMKQYPPAQPMGIFDTCFDFSGQSTIKIPSVALVFSGEVIVDLATDGIILDSCLAFAANSDDSSLGIIGNVQQRTIEVLYDVGGGAVGFKAGAC